The following are from one region of the Paenibacillus bovis genome:
- the pflB gene encoding formate C-acetyltransferase, translating to MSVIERNVMDQSQQDAWRGFNKGKWTNHVDTKNFIDENINPYLGNESFLAGPTQNTNDLWKIVSQLSKEERERGGVWDVDVNTPGSITSHGPGYLDKEKEQIVGVQTDEPFKRSIQPYGGIRMVIDACKAYGFEVPQSIVDTFTNIRKTHNQGVFDAYTAEIRAARKSGIVTGLPDAYGRGRIIGDYRRVALYGVDFLMKQKQQEHDQTIGEGMDEATIRLREEISEQYRALNELKQMAAAHGMDISKPAQNAKEAFQWLYFGYLAAVKEQNGAAMSLGRVSSFLDIYIQRDLQEGTLNEEQAQELVDHFVMKLRIVKFLRTPDYNDLFSGDPTWVTESIGGMAVDGTTRVTKSSFRFLHTLYNLGPAPEPNLTVLWSEKLPEGFKKYCAKVSIETSSIQYENDDLMRPIYGDDYGIACCVSAMRIGKQMQFFGARANLAKTLLYAINGGKDEKSGAQVGPEFPAITSEYLDYDEVIARYKPMMQWLSKVYMDALNIIHYMHDKYSYERIEMALHDRDILRTMACGIAGLSVAADSLSAIKYAKVKPIRNEQGIAVDFEIEGEFPCYGNNDDRVDQIAVELVETFMGMIRQHKTYREAVPTQSVLTITSNVVYGKKTGTTPDGRKAGEPFAPGANPMHGRDKKGALASLSSVAKLPYEHSLDGISNTFSIVPKALGKEEEIRKSNLVAMLDGYFGSDAHHLNVNVFDREQLIDAMDHPENYPQLTIRVSGYAVNFIKLTREQQLDVINRTFHNAM from the coding sequence ATGTCGGTAATCGAGAGAAATGTAATGGACCAATCACAACAGGATGCATGGAGAGGTTTTAACAAAGGCAAATGGACCAACCATGTTGATACTAAAAACTTTATTGATGAGAATATCAATCCTTACCTTGGAAATGAATCATTCCTGGCAGGACCTACTCAAAATACAAATGATCTATGGAAAATTGTATCTCAACTCTCCAAAGAAGAACGTGAAAGAGGCGGCGTATGGGACGTTGATGTAAATACTCCGGGTTCGATCACATCCCACGGTCCTGGTTATCTGGACAAAGAAAAAGAACAAATCGTCGGTGTACAAACAGACGAGCCGTTCAAACGCTCTATTCAACCTTACGGTGGTATTCGGATGGTCATCGATGCTTGTAAAGCTTACGGCTTTGAAGTTCCGCAATCGATCGTCGATACATTCACCAATATCCGCAAAACACATAACCAGGGTGTATTCGATGCTTATACTGCAGAGATTCGTGCAGCCCGTAAATCCGGTATCGTAACTGGTCTGCCAGATGCTTACGGTCGCGGTCGTATCATTGGTGACTATCGCCGGGTAGCATTATACGGCGTAGACTTCCTGATGAAACAAAAACAGCAAGAGCATGATCAAACAATCGGCGAAGGCATGGATGAAGCAACCATTCGCCTGCGTGAAGAAATCAGCGAGCAGTACCGCGCACTGAATGAACTGAAACAAATGGCAGCCGCTCACGGTATGGATATTTCCAAACCGGCTCAAAACGCCAAAGAAGCTTTCCAATGGCTGTACTTCGGTTATCTGGCTGCCGTCAAAGAACAAAACGGTGCAGCAATGTCTCTCGGACGCGTATCTTCTTTCCTGGATATTTACATCCAGCGTGACCTGCAAGAAGGTACACTGAACGAAGAACAAGCTCAGGAGCTGGTTGACCATTTCGTAATGAAACTGCGTATTGTCAAATTCCTGCGTACTCCGGATTACAATGATCTGTTCAGTGGTGACCCAACTTGGGTAACCGAGTCGATCGGTGGTATGGCGGTTGACGGAACAACAAGAGTAACGAAGAGCAGCTTCCGCTTCCTGCACACCCTATACAATCTGGGACCTGCACCGGAACCAAACCTGACTGTCCTCTGGTCCGAAAAACTGCCGGAAGGCTTCAAAAAATACTGTGCCAAAGTATCGATCGAGACCAGCTCGATCCAGTATGAAAATGATGATCTGATGCGTCCGATCTATGGCGATGACTACGGTATTGCTTGCTGCGTATCCGCAATGCGTATCGGTAAACAAATGCAGTTCTTCGGTGCTCGTGCCAACCTGGCCAAAACACTGCTGTATGCGATCAATGGTGGTAAAGACGAGAAATCCGGTGCTCAGGTAGGACCAGAATTCCCGGCGATCACTTCTGAATATCTGGACTACGATGAAGTAATCGCACGCTACAAACCAATGATGCAATGGCTGTCCAAAGTATACATGGATGCGCTGAACATCATTCACTACATGCATGACAAATACAGCTACGAACGTATCGAAATGGCACTGCATGACCGTGATATTCTGCGCACTATGGCTTGTGGTATTGCCGGTCTATCAGTAGCAGCCGATTCTCTGAGCGCTATCAAATATGCCAAAGTCAAACCAATTCGTAACGAGCAAGGCATTGCAGTCGACTTTGAAATCGAAGGCGAATTCCCTTGCTACGGTAACAATGATGATCGTGTCGACCAGATTGCTGTTGAACTCGTTGAGACATTCATGGGCATGATTCGCCAGCACAAAACGTATCGTGAAGCTGTACCGACTCAATCCGTACTCACTATTACTTCCAACGTCGTATACGGTAAGAAAACGGGTACTACACCAGATGGACGTAAAGCAGGCGAACCATTCGCACCTGGTGCCAACCCAATGCACGGACGTGATAAAAAAGGTGCCCTGGCATCCCTGAGCTCTGTTGCCAAACTACCATACGAACACAGCCTGGATGGTATCTCCAATACCTTCTCGATCGTACCAAAAGCACTGGGCAAAGAAGAAGAAATCCGCAAATCCAATCTGGTAGCTATGCTTGACGGCTACTTTGGCAGCGACGCTCATCACCTGAACGTCAACGTCTTTGACCGTGAGCAGCTGATCGACGCGATGGATCACCCGGAAAACTATCCACAGCTGACAATCCGCGTATCCGGATATGCCGTTAACTTTATCAAACTGACACGCGAACAACAGCTGGATGTCATCAACCGCACATTCCACAACGCAATGTAA
- the pflA gene encoding pyruvate formate-lyase-activating protein, with the protein MVTGRVHSLETFGTVDGPGIRFVLFMQGCLMQCQYCHNPDTWNLDGGKVMQLEEVLAEIEPYLNYYRSSGGGLTVSGGEPTLQAPFVKALFKAVKERWNLHTTLDSNGYNDGEKIHELLEVTDLVMLDLKHINNEKHKKLTGVSNERTLKLAQWLSDHERKMWIRHVFVPGIHDAEEDLIALGEFIGTLKGVEKFEILPYHQMGIYKWQSLGRIYPLDGVPSPTDEEVERAYRLIEQGRRQATCV; encoded by the coding sequence ATGGTAACAGGCCGTGTTCACTCGCTGGAAACATTCGGTACTGTCGATGGTCCAGGTATTCGTTTCGTATTATTTATGCAGGGGTGTCTGATGCAATGCCAGTATTGTCATAATCCCGATACCTGGAATCTGGACGGAGGCAAGGTGATGCAGCTGGAAGAAGTGCTGGCTGAGATTGAGCCTTACCTGAATTACTACCGCAGCTCCGGCGGTGGACTTACCGTATCGGGCGGCGAACCGACTCTTCAGGCTCCTTTTGTCAAAGCATTGTTCAAAGCGGTAAAAGAACGCTGGAATCTGCATACTACCCTGGATAGTAACGGATACAATGATGGGGAAAAGATTCATGAACTGCTGGAAGTGACTGATCTGGTTATGCTGGATCTGAAGCATATTAATAACGAAAAACACAAAAAGCTCACCGGAGTATCCAATGAGCGCACGCTGAAACTGGCACAGTGGTTATCGGATCATGAGCGCAAAATGTGGATACGCCATGTGTTTGTACCCGGCATTCACGATGCTGAAGAAGATCTGATTGCATTGGGTGAATTTATCGGCACTCTCAAAGGTGTAGAAAAATTCGAAATCCTTCCTTATCACCAGATGGGCATTTACAAATGGCAGTCGCTGGGCCGCATCTATCCGCTGGATGGCGTGCCTTCTCCGACTGACGAAGAAGTAGAACGTGCCTATCGCCTGATCGAACAAGGACGCCGCCAGGCGACCTGCGTATAA
- the adhE gene encoding bifunctional acetaldehyde-CoA/alcohol dehydrogenase produces MAVKNDATRTVEVTAQEEIQRMIDKANKAQAAFMKMNQEQIDEVVQAMALAGLDKHMYLAKLAVEETGRGVYEDKITKNIFATEYIYHSIKNEKTVGIIEDNAYDNFQKIAEPVGTIMGITPVTNPTSTTMFKALIAIKTRNPIIFGFHPSAQQCSKEAARILLEAAVKHGAPADCIQWIDNPSMDKTNALMNHPDVALILATGGGAMVKAAYSCGKPALGVGPGNVPAFIEKSADLKQAVTDLILSKSFDNGMICASEQAVIIEEPVFEQVKKLMIDNGCYFLSKEEVGKLTAGAMNVEKCAVNPAIVGQPATKIAEMSGITVPAGTKILVAELEGVGTKYPLSAEKLSPVLACYKVKTAEQGIERAAQIVEFGGMGHSSAIHSNNDEVIQKFADRLQTGRIIVNSPSTHGAIGDIYNTNLPSLTLGCGSYGRNSTSSNVTAVNLINVKRVARRTVNMQWFKIPSKVYFEKGSTQYLAKMPNISRVIIVTDPMMVQLGYVEKVEHYLRQRQTPVAIEVFSDVEPDPSTTTVERGRQMMERFQPDCIIALGGGSPMDAAKGMWLFYEYPDVEFDNLKQKFMDIRKRIYKYPHLGQKAQFVAIPTTSGTGSEVTSFAVITDKEKGNTKYPLADYELTPDVAIVDPEFVYSLPRVAVADTGMDVLTHAIEAYVSNMANDYTDGLAIKAIQLVFQYLEQSALQGDKLAREKMHNASTIAGMAFANAFLGINHSLAHKWGGQYHTAHGRTNAILMPHVIRYNAKKPTKFASFPKYSHFIADERYAEIARILGLPARTTEEGVTSLINAIRDLNRKLGIPESFEALGFDAKDFEAHVDYLADRAFEDQCTTANPKMPLVTELADVYRNAFYGKFE; encoded by the coding sequence ATGGCTGTTAAAAATGATGCCACTCGCACCGTAGAAGTTACTGCACAGGAAGAAATTCAAAGAATGATTGACAAAGCGAACAAAGCACAAGCCGCATTTATGAAAATGAATCAGGAACAAATTGATGAAGTTGTACAGGCTATGGCACTTGCCGGACTGGACAAACATATGTATCTCGCCAAGCTGGCTGTTGAAGAAACAGGCAGAGGGGTATATGAAGACAAAATCACCAAAAACATCTTTGCGACTGAATATATATATCACAGCATCAAAAACGAAAAAACAGTTGGTATCATTGAAGACAATGCATACGACAACTTCCAGAAAATCGCTGAACCGGTTGGTACGATCATGGGGATCACTCCTGTAACCAACCCAACATCGACTACCATGTTCAAAGCACTGATCGCCATCAAAACGCGTAACCCGATTATCTTCGGTTTCCACCCATCTGCACAGCAATGTAGTAAGGAAGCTGCAAGAATCCTGCTCGAAGCAGCTGTCAAACATGGCGCTCCTGCAGATTGTATCCAGTGGATCGATAATCCTTCCATGGACAAAACGAATGCACTGATGAATCATCCTGATGTTGCATTGATCCTCGCTACTGGCGGCGGCGCAATGGTCAAAGCGGCTTACAGCTGTGGTAAACCTGCACTCGGCGTAGGTCCTGGTAACGTACCTGCCTTTATTGAGAAAAGTGCAGACCTCAAACAAGCGGTAACCGACTTGATTCTGTCCAAATCGTTTGACAACGGTATGATCTGTGCATCCGAACAAGCTGTGATCATCGAAGAACCCGTATTCGAGCAAGTGAAAAAACTGATGATCGACAACGGTTGCTACTTCCTGAGTAAAGAAGAAGTAGGCAAACTGACTGCAGGTGCCATGAATGTAGAGAAATGTGCAGTCAATCCGGCAATCGTCGGTCAACCAGCAACCAAAATCGCTGAAATGAGCGGTATCACTGTTCCAGCAGGCACCAAAATTCTGGTCGCTGAACTGGAAGGTGTAGGAACCAAATATCCATTGTCCGCTGAAAAACTCAGTCCTGTACTGGCTTGTTACAAAGTGAAGACGGCAGAACAAGGTATCGAACGTGCTGCACAAATTGTAGAATTCGGTGGTATGGGTCACTCTTCGGCTATCCATTCCAACAATGATGAAGTGATCCAGAAGTTCGCAGATCGTCTGCAAACCGGACGTATCATCGTGAATTCACCTTCGACACATGGCGCCATCGGCGACATTTACAATACGAACCTGCCTTCCCTGACACTGGGCTGCGGATCGTATGGCCGTAACTCGACATCTTCCAATGTAACAGCAGTCAATCTGATTAACGTGAAAAGGGTGGCGCGTCGTACCGTGAATATGCAATGGTTCAAGATTCCTTCCAAAGTGTACTTTGAAAAAGGTTCGACTCAATACCTGGCCAAAATGCCAAACATCAGCCGCGTTATCATCGTTACTGACCCAATGATGGTACAACTGGGCTATGTCGAAAAAGTAGAACATTACCTGCGTCAACGTCAGACACCGGTAGCGATCGAAGTATTCTCCGATGTAGAGCCGGATCCATCGACAACTACAGTAGAACGCGGCCGTCAAATGATGGAACGCTTCCAGCCTGACTGCATTATCGCACTCGGTGGCGGATCACCAATGGATGCTGCCAAAGGCATGTGGCTGTTCTACGAATATCCTGATGTAGAATTTGACAACCTGAAACAAAAATTCATGGATATCCGCAAACGGATCTACAAATACCCGCATCTGGGACAAAAAGCGCAATTCGTAGCGATTCCTACTACTTCGGGTACAGGTTCGGAAGTTACCTCGTTCGCGGTTATTACAGACAAAGAAAAAGGCAATACCAAATACCCTCTGGCAGACTATGAGCTGACTCCGGACGTAGCGATTGTAGACCCTGAATTTGTCTACTCCCTGCCACGTGTAGCTGTAGCCGATACCGGTATGGATGTACTAACTCATGCGATTGAAGCCTATGTATCGAATATGGCAAATGACTACACTGATGGTCTGGCGATCAAAGCGATCCAATTGGTCTTCCAATACCTGGAACAGTCGGCACTGCAAGGCGACAAACTGGCTCGTGAAAAAATGCATAATGCTTCGACGATAGCCGGTATGGCCTTTGCCAACGCATTCCTGGGCATCAACCACAGTCTGGCACACAAATGGGGCGGACAATACCATACAGCACATGGACGTACCAACGCGATCCTGATGCCGCATGTTATCCGCTACAATGCGAAAAAACCTACCAAATTCGCATCGTTCCCTAAATACTCGCACTTTATCGCTGACGAACGTTACGCTGAAATTGCCCGTATCCTGGGACTGCCGGCACGTACTACCGAAGAAGGTGTAACCAGCCTGATCAACGCAATTCGCGATCTGAACCGCAAACTGGGTATCCCTGAATCGTTCGAAGCACTGGGCTTTGATGCCAAAGACTTTGAAGCACATGTCGATTACCTGGCTGACCGTGCATTTGAAGACCAATGTACAACTGCCAATCCTAAAATGCCGCTGGTAACCGAACTGGCTGATGTATACCGTAACGCTTTCTACGGTAAATTTGAGTAA